Proteins from a single region of Corynebacterium casei LMG S-19264:
- a CDS encoding ABC transporter ATP-binding protein has protein sequence MTRLLVENARLGYADKVICPGVDLEIPDGQFTVIVGPNACGKSTLLKSLTRLIAPQEGQILLDGQSLHKKPTKEVAREVGLLPQGPVAPDGIRVIDLVSRGRYPHQSLFKPWSREDEQAVKEAMDATGIRELSGRLVDELSGGQRQRVWMAVALAQQTPILLLDEPTTFLDVSYQIELLELCRKLNREREYTLVAVLHDLNQAARYADHIIAMKDGEVVATGEPATVITEELVRTVFGVDSKIIADPESGAPLMIPTWSHQPAQ, from the coding sequence ATGACACGACTTCTAGTAGAAAACGCCCGGCTCGGATACGCGGACAAGGTCATTTGTCCAGGAGTTGATCTGGAAATACCGGATGGCCAGTTCACGGTCATCGTTGGACCGAATGCCTGCGGAAAGTCCACCTTGCTCAAGAGCTTGACTCGGTTGATTGCGCCGCAAGAGGGCCAGATTCTTCTGGATGGGCAGTCGCTGCACAAAAAGCCCACGAAGGAAGTAGCGCGTGAGGTCGGCTTGTTGCCGCAAGGTCCGGTTGCCCCGGATGGCATTCGGGTTATCGATCTGGTCTCACGTGGCCGCTACCCGCACCAGAGTTTGTTCAAGCCATGGTCGCGGGAGGATGAGCAGGCAGTCAAAGAAGCCATGGATGCTACGGGCATTAGAGAGCTTTCAGGCCGGCTTGTCGATGAACTCTCGGGCGGTCAACGCCAACGCGTCTGGATGGCGGTGGCCTTAGCGCAGCAAACCCCGATTTTACTGCTCGATGAACCGACCACCTTTTTGGATGTCAGCTATCAGATTGAGCTTCTGGAATTGTGCCGCAAACTGAACCGGGAACGCGAATACACCCTGGTTGCGGTCTTGCATGATCTGAACCAGGCAGCGCGTTATGCCGACCACATCATTGCTATGAAAGATGGCGAAGTCGTCGCGACTGGCGAGCCCGCCACAGTAATTACTGAAGAGCTAGTGCGCACCGTCTTCGGCGTGGACTCCAAAATCATCGCCGACCCCGAGTCCGGTGCACCGTTGATGATTCCAACCTGGAGCCACCAACCAGCGCAGTAA
- a CDS encoding FecCD family ABC transporter permease: MVNTATSTADSELEFGRKIFRIGPKDRPFMLIGARTAVITVSLWLATAVIAIFSLVDGSASITVAEAFAALTGNGDSYTNMIVVEWRAPRTLLAILLGATLAMSGAIFQNLTANPLGSPDVIGFQTGSYTGALIVMLIIGGGSTQTLIGALIGGITTALVVFFLASKRGFAGGVRLIIVGIAVSAMLASLNVWILLTASVEDAIMASLWGAGNLAGTSWNSLLLAVVGSAIFIVMAAFLARPMRLMQIGIHFAVALGQNVRLVQILAVVAGIGLTALATATAGPISFIALAAPQIARRLVHVDGLALAPTAAVGSFLLILADTVAQRIDPESPLPVGIVTVSIGGVYFLWLLMREGRRK; the protein is encoded by the coding sequence GTGGTTAATACAGCAACCTCAACGGCAGATTCGGAACTGGAGTTCGGGCGCAAAATCTTCCGCATTGGTCCTAAAGACCGTCCATTTATGCTCATTGGCGCACGCACTGCGGTCATCACCGTTAGCTTGTGGCTGGCCACTGCGGTGATCGCCATATTTTCGCTTGTCGATGGCTCCGCTTCTATCACCGTCGCCGAAGCCTTCGCGGCGCTGACCGGCAACGGTGATTCCTACACCAACATGATCGTGGTGGAATGGCGCGCCCCGCGCACACTTCTCGCAATCTTGCTGGGTGCGACGCTGGCGATGAGTGGCGCCATCTTTCAAAACCTCACGGCCAACCCACTGGGTTCACCTGATGTGATTGGTTTTCAGACAGGTTCTTATACCGGCGCCTTAATCGTCATGTTGATTATCGGCGGCGGCTCCACCCAGACACTGATCGGCGCGCTCATCGGCGGAATCACCACTGCGTTGGTGGTGTTCTTCCTGGCCTCGAAGCGCGGCTTTGCTGGCGGCGTGCGCCTGATTATTGTCGGCATTGCGGTCAGCGCCATGCTGGCATCGCTCAACGTGTGGATTTTGCTTACGGCTTCAGTAGAAGATGCCATCATGGCAAGCCTGTGGGGTGCAGGAAACTTGGCCGGTACTTCCTGGAATTCGCTCCTGCTTGCGGTGGTCGGTTCAGCGATATTCATCGTGATGGCAGCATTTTTGGCACGCCCCATGCGTCTGATGCAGATCGGCATTCACTTCGCCGTGGCCCTGGGGCAAAATGTGCGACTCGTGCAGATTCTCGCCGTGGTTGCTGGTATTGGCCTCACTGCTCTAGCTACCGCCACCGCTGGCCCGATTTCCTTTATTGCACTCGCCGCGCCACAGATTGCCCGGCGCTTAGTTCACGTGGATGGCCTGGCTCTGGCTCCCACCGCAGCTGTCGGCTCTTTCTTGCTGATCCTCGCCGATACGGTTGCCCAAAGAATTGATCCTGAATCCCCGCTCCCAGTAGGTATTGTCACCGTGTCCATCGGTGGCGTGTACTTCCTGTGGTTGCTCATGAGAGAAGGCCGACGCAAATGA
- a CDS encoding FecCD family ABC transporter permease — protein MSSPAAPTEPTPAIIKGQDTARPIAQTRLLGLIVLVVICLGALMLSMMVGSRSIDPAEIMHFLLHPDSGDPLSQVVWQSRVPRTFLVLVAGSALGVAGGLMQAVTRNPMTDPGILGVNAGASLLVVIGLAFFGVTDISHYMWWSFAGATITSVAVFAIGNTGPMRGSPVRMTLSGVALGAVLGGFTSAVLLTNSEVLERMRGWSAGTTASQPLEATLSITPFIVVGLLIALASTRALDVLSLGEAAAVAMGAHPQRTRLVVLIAIALLAGGATAAAGPIGFIGLLAPHLARMIVGPHQGWIMAYSIVLAPAVLGVSDVIGRVITSGEVPVGVVTAFVGAPLLIYMVRKYRIPEV, from the coding sequence ATGTCTTCACCAGCAGCGCCGACAGAGCCGACACCGGCAATAATTAAAGGACAAGATACAGCACGACCAATCGCGCAGACACGGCTTTTAGGACTGATAGTCCTTGTCGTCATTTGTTTAGGTGCATTGATGCTCAGCATGATGGTGGGCTCGCGCAGTATTGACCCGGCAGAAATCATGCATTTCTTGTTGCATCCGGACTCAGGCGATCCGCTCTCGCAGGTGGTGTGGCAATCACGAGTTCCGCGCACTTTCTTGGTGCTAGTAGCAGGAAGTGCACTGGGCGTTGCTGGTGGGTTGATGCAAGCTGTCACCCGCAACCCGATGACTGACCCCGGAATCTTAGGTGTCAACGCTGGCGCGTCTTTGCTGGTGGTTATCGGCTTGGCCTTTTTCGGAGTCACCGATATCTCGCACTACATGTGGTGGTCTTTTGCAGGCGCCACTATTACTTCGGTGGCGGTCTTTGCCATTGGCAATACCGGCCCCATGCGCGGAAGTCCTGTTCGAATGACATTGTCAGGAGTTGCGCTTGGCGCCGTCCTTGGTGGGTTTACTTCCGCAGTGCTGCTTACCAACTCGGAAGTTCTAGAGCGCATGCGCGGTTGGTCTGCTGGAACAACTGCATCGCAACCACTCGAGGCCACATTATCTATCACGCCGTTTATCGTGGTGGGCCTACTCATTGCCTTGGCCAGTACGCGTGCATTGGATGTGTTATCTCTTGGGGAGGCCGCAGCCGTTGCCATGGGCGCGCATCCACAAAGAACTCGCCTGGTGGTCTTGATTGCGATCGCATTGCTTGCCGGTGGTGCAACTGCTGCGGCGGGTCCCATTGGATTTATTGGTTTGCTGGCACCGCACTTAGCGCGCATGATTGTCGGTCCGCACCAGGGCTGGATTATGGCTTATTCCATAGTCTTGGCCCCGGCCGTGCTTGGTGTCAGTGATGTCATCGGCCGCGTTATTACATCCGGGGAAGTACCGGTTGGCGTGGTCACAGCTTTTGTCGGTGCCCCGCTGCTTATTTATATGGTGCGCAAATACCGCATCCCGGAGGTGTAA
- a CDS encoding ABC transporter substrate-binding protein yields MKKTALVALGAAAAMVLAACSTSDSDNPQEDSTAANGEQLTLSHPSIEGLNIDFENPPETLVMDCYAYSSLHEYGLEPDALFGFECDNEALMGNADIEGIETVGQDAEIDLEKLAELRPDAIIGNGNADGWSWFEDDVNAQLTRVAPFVPLPSEGSIDEKIADTREIADFFGADVEAENIVAADEDYEAAKEAFSKAVEGKDYNFLLASPTKEMLYTGVGFAQADLLEELGANIVGPDAPAEGNPWGQVAWEDASTYPADIILVENFDPEAPFTAELWDDLPAVKTDQLSTWSSKGALTSRTYADWLQDLADKVETYDKVA; encoded by the coding sequence GTGAAAAAGACGGCACTAGTGGCTCTTGGTGCAGCTGCAGCCATGGTCCTTGCGGCGTGCTCGACATCTGACTCTGATAACCCGCAGGAAGATTCAACTGCTGCTAACGGTGAGCAGCTCACTCTTTCGCACCCCAGCATCGAGGGGTTGAATATCGATTTTGAAAATCCCCCAGAGACCCTAGTCATGGACTGCTATGCGTATAGCTCCTTGCATGAGTATGGGTTGGAGCCAGATGCGCTGTTTGGTTTTGAGTGCGATAACGAAGCCTTGATGGGCAATGCCGATATCGAAGGTATCGAGACTGTTGGCCAAGATGCAGAAATCGATCTGGAAAAGCTTGCGGAGCTACGCCCGGATGCCATTATCGGCAACGGCAACGCCGATGGCTGGTCATGGTTCGAAGATGATGTTAATGCGCAGTTGACCCGCGTGGCACCATTTGTGCCGTTGCCTTCTGAAGGCTCGATTGATGAAAAGATCGCTGATACCCGCGAGATTGCAGATTTCTTTGGCGCAGATGTAGAAGCAGAGAATATTGTTGCCGCTGATGAAGACTATGAAGCAGCGAAGGAAGCGTTTAGCAAGGCAGTAGAAGGCAAGGATTACAATTTCTTGCTGGCCAGCCCAACCAAGGAAATGCTGTACACGGGCGTAGGCTTCGCGCAGGCAGACTTGCTAGAAGAGCTCGGCGCGAACATCGTCGGCCCAGATGCACCCGCTGAGGGCAACCCATGGGGACAGGTGGCATGGGAAGATGCTTCGACCTATCCAGCAGATATCATCTTGGTTGAGAACTTCGATCCTGAGGCTCCATTTACTGCGGAGCTGTGGGATGACCTGCCAGCAGTAAAGACAGATCAGCTCAGTACTTGGTCTTCAAAGGGTGCTTTGACCAGCCGGACATATGCGGACTGGTTGCAGGATTTGGCAGACAAGGTAGAAACCTACGACAAGGTGGCTTAG
- a CDS encoding cupin domain-containing protein, whose translation MADSSNNIVNLRDLSAKLLEKAATVKHGRATHSFRAVPGGHLTQVLLALKAGKNLSDHENPGEALLHVLQGTVQVTVGEDAIEVKEDEHAVVPQQRHGLVAVEDSAVLLTVVRYLS comes from the coding sequence ATGGCTGATTCCAGCAATAACATTGTCAACCTTCGCGATTTAAGTGCCAAGTTGCTGGAAAAGGCAGCAACGGTCAAACATGGTCGCGCAACGCATTCTTTCCGGGCGGTACCAGGCGGTCATCTCACGCAGGTACTCCTGGCGCTCAAGGCCGGCAAGAACCTGTCCGACCACGAAAATCCCGGTGAAGCGCTATTGCACGTCCTGCAGGGCACAGTTCAGGTCACGGTTGGCGAAGACGCGATTGAGGTGAAAGAGGATGAGCACGCCGTGGTTCCTCAACAACGCCACGGGCTAGTAGCTGTGGAAGACTCCGCGGTCTTGCTGACTGTCGTGCGTTATCTCTCCTGA